GTTGCCAATAGAAGGTTTGCCAACAACTTTTGGCGCAAACTTACCTGCAACGAACTTAGATACAAGAAATAATCGTGGTTTTGAAGCCTTAGTGGGGTACAGAAATAATTGGGAAGATTTTGGAGTAAATATTGCCGGTACTTTTACGTTGGCGCGTGAACGTTATGGAGATTATCAAGAAAATATAGACTTTGCGAACCCTACGCAGGTAAGGTTGGATAAACGATCTGGACGGTATGTTAACACAACATTTGGATATCAAACGGACGGTTTATTCAACACTCAGCAAGAAGTAGATGAATACTTGAATCAGTTTACTATTGAGGATTTAAATGGATCTCCCAAGCCTGGAGACATAAGATATATTGATAGAAATGGAGATAATATTTTGAATAGGGATGATCAATACGAAATAGGTTTCGGAAATATACCTGAAATGCTTTTTTCCTTGAACTCTAATTTTTCCTATAAGAATTTTTCTTTAGGCATGTTGTGGCAAGGTGCTTCTAAATTTAATGTATTGATAACCGCGGGAGCAAGAAATCCATTTAATAATGAAACTGTACCATATACCCTTCATGAAAAATATAGTTGGAGGCAAGACCCTTCTAACCCAGGAGTAGGGGCCAACCCCAATGCGCAGCTACCGGCTTTTGAGAGAAATGGGGCTCGCATTTGGAATGGGGCATCATCAGACTTTTGGTATAAAGATGGAACCTATCTAAGACTTAAAAATGCTAATATAAGCTACAAATTACCGGCTGAAGTATTGGATTTAATAAAGTTTGAAAACTTAGAATTCTATGTTGCGGGCGATAACTTGTTAACGTTTTCTAAGTTAGGTATTTATAAAGACATAATAGACCCGGAAGAAGCTTCTAGTGCAACTGGGTTAACTCTGCCAATCTTAAGAACATTCACTTTTGGAGTCCGTATTGGCTTATAATCTATCAACCTCAAAACTAAAAAATTATGTTACGAAAAAGTTTATATTTTGTACTTGTACTCTTTTGTTTAGGGTGTGACGATCAATTGGATAAAGAGCCGGATTTTATTTCGGAAAATACGGTCTTCGAGGATGAAGGACTTACAAATTCGTATGTTGCAGATTTATATCTAAACATGAACTTTCAAGAAATTGGTGGGTTTGGCAATGTTGGTATAGGTCTGTTTGCTGCAGCAGGAGCGGAACATATTAATTTTGCTAATTGGCAATATCCTAATTTATCATATTCAAGACAATATACAGAGGTTACCGGTCCAGGTAATCTTGACCGCTGGCCGTATTTTAATATAAGAAACATGAATATTCTTTTGCGTGACCTGCCAAATAGCGTTTCGTTAGAAGAAGATTTTATTAGGACTACTATGGCAGAGGTCAGGTTTCTTCGGGCGTATGAATATTTTGAAATGGTAAAACGTTATGGAGGTGTGCCGCTTATTACTACCGTACAGGATCAAGATGATTCTGATGAGGTTCTTTTTCCGAGTAGGGCAACAGAAAAAGAGATATATGATTTTATATACAATGAATTGGCAGAAATACTTCCGGATTTATCCGAAGTTAAAACGGGGGCCAACGGTAGGGTGGATCGCTTTACTGCACTTATGTTGCAAAGTAGGGCCATGCTTTATGCCGCGAGTATAGCAAATTTTGGGGAAGAGCAAATTAACGGTATTGTGGGTGTCCCATCGGTTAGTGCCCAAGATTACTATAAGAAAAGTTACGATGCTTCTAAGGAGGTTATAGATTCTCAATTATTCCAACTAATTGATGAGGGTGATGACAAAGCGGCAAATTTTGCTTCTATTTTTCTGAATGAAGGTACAGGTAATAATGAGATAATTTTTGCTGAACGTTTTGAGCCTTTTATAAAAGGGCATTCTTTGGACTGGTTGGCAAATCCTGATGGACTTGGTTTGGAATGGAACTCTAACTTTCCGGTTTTGTATGATTTTGTAGAAAATTTTGATTTTATAGATGGTCGAACCGGGAGCAGTATTTCCAGAGATGATTTAACATTGGAAAATGAATGGGATGTAACCGACTTTTTCGGGAATAGAGACCCTAGATTTGTAGCGAGTGTATTTTACCCTGAGACTACTTGGAAAGGCCAAAAAATATATTTTCACAGTAGTAGTTTAGTAAATGGAGAGGTTGTAAACGGTACGGGTACAATACTTACCAAACCAAATGGAGAGGAAATACCGGCTACAGCGGCGGCAAGAAATGTTAGAAATACGGCGCTCTTACTTAGAAAAAGGTTAGATCCAACAAATATAGCTACGCAATCAGAAAATTCTGGTCAAGATTTCTATGTATTTAGGTATGCGGAAACTTTATTGAATTTGGCCGAAGCGGCCTATTATATGGGAAACTCTGGTGAAGCTTTGACCATGGTCAATATGGTCAGGGAACGTGCAGGAATGCCACTTAGGTCAGAAATTACGGAAGATTTTATTAGGCAGGAGCGTCAAGTGGAGTTGGCTTTTGAAGAGCATCGTTTTTGGGATTTAATCCGCTGGCGTATTGCTACGGAAGTTCTAGGTAATGTTCGTACAAAAGGCTTGGTATTCAGATATAATCTTGATACGGACATGTATAGTATAACGCTAAAAAATGCGGAAGGTGATATAAGACAATTTGGAGAGGAAAGGTATTATCTTCCATTTAGTCAGGAAAGATTGGCGGAAAATCCAAATTTGGTTCAAAACCCTGGTTATTAAGTTGATATTAATTGTTTTGTAGTGATGTTTAGTTAGTAGACTTATTGCATACTGGTAGTAATTTTAAATTACTACCAGTTCTTAACTGTATCTACTTAACCTCATTATTATATAAAGTATATAAATAAGGGCAAGCGATTAAATTGTCCGAAATGCAAATTCAACATGATTGTTAAAAACACTTTTTTCAAAAATCTACTATGTTTTTTCGTTTTTCTTATATCAACACTAGGCGTGTATTCTCAGAAAGCAAAACCAAATATTGTGCTTATTTATGTGGATGACCTAGGCTACGGTGATATAGGTGTAAACGGGGCAATCGGCGTAGAAACCCCAAATGTAGATAGGTTGGCGGCAAACGGTCTAAATTTTACCGACGCACATTCTACTGCGGCTACCTGTACGCCTTCCAGATATTCATTGTTAACCGGTGAATATGCTTTTAGGAATAATGCAGCGATAGTAAATGGGGATGCCCCTCTGATTATAGATGTTGATAAACGTACGCTGCCGGACATGTTAAAAGATGCCGGCTACACTACCGGGGTGGTAGGTAAATGGCATTTAGGACTGGGGGACGGAAAAGCAAATTGGAACGATGAAGTAAAACCAGGCCCTAAAGAAGTAGGTTTTGATTATAGTTTTCTTATACCCGCAACAGGAGATCGTATACCTACGGTATATATGGAAAATCAAAAAGTTGTGGGACTTGATCTCCAAGACCCAATAACTGTTAGTTATACTTCAAAACTGGATGGGTACCCCATTGGAACCGAACATCCGGAGCTTTTAAAACAGCACACGGATTTACAACATTTAGGGTCGATTACCAATGGAATAAGTCGTATTGGTTATATGAATGGAGGAGAAAGTGCTTTATGGATAGATGAGGAGATACCATTTAATTTAACGAAAAAGGCAAATGAATTTATAGATAAAAATAGTAAAAATCCATTTTTCCTTTTCTTCTCTCTTCATGATATTCATCAGCCTAGAATTGCCAATATTAAATTTGTAGAGGCAAGTAAAATGGGCCCTAGAGGAGATGTTATAGCGCAAATGGATTGGTGCGTAGGAGCTATAATGCAAAAGCTGAAAGAAGTGAACCTGGATAACAATACCATGATCATATTTACAAGTGACAATGGTCCAATATTAGATGATGGTTACTTGGATTATGCCAGGGAACTAGTTGGGGAGCATAAACCGGGAGGTAAATATAAAGGAGCAAAGTATTCGGTTTATGAGGCAGGTACACGCATGCCAACCATTGTCTCATGGCCATCAGAAATACGTCCAGGTACAAGTAATGCTTTATTATCTCAGGTAGATTTATACGCTTCCTTGGCTTCTTTGGTTGGCCAGAACCTAAAAAAAGATGATGCTATGGATAGTGAAAACCATTTGGAAGCTTGGTTGGGCATTAAAAACAAAGGAAGAGATTACCTTTTGGAAGAGGCATATACTTTTGGTTTGCGAATGGGTAGTTATAAGTATATCAAACCTAAGGAAAATGCACAAATACCCCAGTGGATTGCTAAAAAGTTTGTAGATCCTGGTTTTAGTACAGAACCCCAATTGTATAATTTGGATGTTGATCCCTTTGAAGAAGAGAACATAGCGGATGAGTATCCGGACGTATTACAGAGAATGCAGAATGAATTATCGAATATTTTAAGCAAGTAATAATTAACGATATATCAAAACCTTCTTTTAAGAAGTTGCTATCATTTTAAAAACTTTTTATTTTGAGAAAATTACATTCATTAAATTATCTTTTTGTAATAGCATCCTTAGTTTACGGTTGTAAACAAAATGAAGATAAGCCAAAGGCTCCAAATTCTAATAAACCTAATATTGTTTTTATACTAGCGGACGATTTAGGGGCGCATGACTTAAGTTATGCAGGTAGTGACTACTATGAAACCCCATATATAGATGCTATAGCTAGGGAAGGGGTACATTTTACTCAAGGCTATGCTGCTGCACAGGTATGTAGCCCTTCTAGGGCTAGTTTAATGACTGGGCAATATACCGCTCGCCATGGCGTAACAGATTGGATAGGAGCGGCTACAGGTGAAAAATGGGGTGAATATTATAATACTAAGGTCCTTCCGCCAGTCTATGAGCATGCACTAAAAGAAGAGGACATTACAATTGCCGAAGCGTTCAAGGCTAGTGGGTATAGAACTTTCTTTGCTGGAAAATGGCATTTGGGCGATGAACCATATTCTCCAGAAAACAACGGTTTTGAAATTAATAAAGGGGGATGGGAAGTAGGTAGCCCTAAAGGAGGCTATTATGCCCCTTGGAACAATCCCAAACTTGATTATAAATATAATGGTGAAAATTTAACCAAACGTTTGGCTCTAGAAACAGCAGACTTTATTACGGAGAACAAAGATCAGCCGTTTTTTGCTTTTTTGTCTTTTTACGCCGTGCATGGTCCTATAGAAACAACTGAAGCAAAATGGGAGAAATATAGAAATAAGGCAGAACAGAAAGGTATTAAAGATTCGGGTTACGATATGGAACGCATTCTACCTATCCGAAATGTACAGGACAATCCAATATATGCTGGGTTAGTAGAATCTATGGATGATGCTGTAGGCGTTGTTTTAAATCGGTTAAAGGAACTTGGTTTGGATGATAATACGATAATTGTATTTACTTCGGATAACGGAGGTGTTGCCAGCGGCGATGCTTTTTCTACCAGTAATTTCCCATTAAGAGGAGGCAAAGGTTATCAATGGGAAGGTGGTATAAGAGAACCTTATTTGATTAAAGCACCAATGTATAAAAATGCCCCTAGTATTATAGAGTACCCTGTATCAGGTATAGATTTTTATCCCACCCTATTAGAGTTTTCCGGTGTTGATAAACCTAAAAATCAATATTTGGATGGGGTGAGTCTTGTTCCATTGTTTGAAGGAAAATCTTTAGATGAAAGAACGTTGTTTTGGCATTATCCACATTATGGCAATCAAGGAGGTGAACCTGTTAGTATGATTAGAAAGGGGGATTGGAAACTTATTCACTACTATGAAGATGGTCATGATGAACTTTATAATCTAAAACATGATGTTGGAGAAAAGGAAAATGTAAAAGCCCAGAATATGGAAGTGGCCCGGCTACTAAAGAAAGAATTGGAAAATAATTTAGAGGAAACTGGTGCGGCCGTACCTGTGCCTAATTCTAATTACGATAACACCAAGGCAATTGAATTATACGAAACACGTAAAAACCAGATGCTTCCCAATTTAGAAAAGCAGAGAAAGAAAATACTATCTAAAGATTTTGACCCACAAAATAATTGGTTCGATAGTAAGACAACAAAAGATTGAGGCTTAGAAAGCCCCATAAAATTATGCTATAATGTTATGAGTGAATCCAAATTCAATTTTACCTATTTACTTTTTTTGGCAATGGTCTCGGCTATGGGCGGATTTTTGTTCGGTTATGACTGGGTGGTCATCGGAGGGGCAAAACCTTTTTATGAACTTTATTTTGACATTTCTGATATTCCAACATTACAAGGTTGGGCTATGAGCAGCGCTTTGGTTGGTTGTATATTAGGAGCAGTACTTTCAGGGTTTTTAGGAGATAAATGGGGACGTAAAAACAGCCTGATATTGGCGGCTGCACTATTTTCTTTATCTGCGTTTGGTACAGGTTATGCAGATAATTTCACCATTTTTATTATCTATCGGGTTATAGGCGGCTTGGGTATTGGTTTGGCCTCAACACTATCGCCAATGTACATTGCGGAAGTGGCTCCAGCCAAATATAGGGGTAGGTTCGTTGCTATAAATCAGTTAACCCTGGTACTAGGAATTTTGGTTGCTCAAATTGCTAACTGGGGAATTGCTGAAGCCATACCTGCCAATTTTAGCGATCCGGATATTCATACATCATGGAACGGGCAGACGGGATGGCGCTATATGTTCTGGGTAGAACTTATACCTGCGTTGTTATTCTTCTTTTTAATGTTCCTAGTTCCGAAAAGCCCAAGGTTTCTAGCTAAGACAGGAAGACTCGAAACGGCTAAAAAGGTTTTAACCAAGATAGGTGGGGACATTTATGCGCTTCATGAAGTTAAAAACATGAAGTCTACGCTTAAAAGTGATGAAGGAAAGAAAATCGATATTTCGGAATTAAAGAGTAAAAGAGTATTGCCTATATTGATTATAGGCATTGTACTAGCCGTTTTTCAGCAGTGGTGTGGTATTAATATCATTTTTAATTATGCCGAAGAAATATTTTCTGCGGCGGGGTATAGTGTAGGAGACATGCTTTTTAATATAGTTATAACGGGTAGCGTAAATCTGATTTTCACTTTTATGGCCATGCGTACGGTAGATAGCTGGGGCCGAAGAAAATTAATGCTCTTTGGTGCTGCAGGGTTGGCTATTATATATGCTTTATTGGGTGGTGCCTACTATCTCGAATTTAGTGGTTGGCCGGTTTTGGTACTGGTAATAACGGCTATAGCTATTTATGCCATGTCTTTGGCACCTATAACTTGGGTGGTACTTTCAGAAATTTTCCCAAATAGGTTAAGGGGGGTGGCGATGTCCATTGCAACTTTTTCATTATGGATAGCTTCTTTTATCCTAGTGTTTACTTTTCCTATTATGAACAATGCATTAGGGTCTTACGGTACCTTTTGGACATATAGCCTAATATGTTTGGCAGGTTTCATTTTTGTGAAGAAAAAGTTGCCAGAAACAAAAGGGAAAAGTTTAGAAGAGATTGAATTTGAACTAACGGAAGAGAAATGAAATATAAATACAATGTTCTGATTATTATGCTTTTGTTGGCCCATGGTGTTTTTGCCCAGGAAAAAGATGATGCTTGTAATTACCTTGATTCCGTAAAATCCGAATTAAAGAAAACTTGGCCTGACAATAAGACTGTTAACCTTGTTTTTCATGGGCATTCTGTGCCATCTGGCTATTTCAAGACACCAAAAGTACATACGCTAGAGTCATACCCTTATAAGACACTTAAGGAAGTCAAGCAAATTTATACTCATGCTGTGGTCAATAGTATTACTACATCAATTGGTGGGGAGCATTCTGAACAAGGAGAGAAAAGATTTAAAGAAGATGTATTGGTTCACAGACCGGATGTATTGTTCATAGATTATGCATTGAACGATCGGAATATTGGCTTAGAAAGAGCCAAAATAGCTTGGGAAAAAATGATTGTTAAAGCAAAGGCATACGGTACAAAGGTGATTCTAATTACGCCCACACCCGATGTAAAGGAAGATATTCTGTCCCCCAAATCGGAACTGTCCAAGCACAGTCGACAAATAAGGGACTTGGCAAAAAAACATGAAATAGGTCTGGTGGATAGTTATCGGCTGTTTCAGAAAATAGCCGAAAAAGAGGATATAAAAACCTACATGGCCCAAAGTAACCATATAAATGAAAAAGGTCATAAGGTTGTAGCGGATGCCATATTCGATTTTTTCAGAAAAGATTACAACTAATAATACAGTTTTATGAAAAGTAAGGTATTAATACTATTAATGGTATTGTTTGCTTTGTGTTCTTGCCAAAAAGAGGATTCAAAGGAAATGGACCTGTCCGGCGAGTGGCAATTTAAGATAGATTCGTTGGATCAAGGGGTTAAGGAACAGTGGTTTTTGAAAACTTTGGACGACACAGTTCAATTACCGGGTTCAATGGCAGAAAATGGTAAGGGAGATGATATAACCGTCAATACACATTGGACCGGAAGTATGTGGAACGATAGTCTTTGGTATAAAGACCCAAAATATGCTAAATATCGTGAGCCAGGTAATGTTAAGGTTTCGTTTTGGTTGAGCCCCAAAAAAGTATATACGGGTGCGGCGTGGTATCAAAAAAAAGTGGTTTTACCTAAATCATGGCAAAACCAACATATAAACCTAGGATTGGAAAGGCCGCATTGGGAAACTACCGTCTGGGTAGATGACCAAGAGGTTGGAATGCAAAATAGCTTAGGCACCCCACATGATTATAATTTGGCTAAATACCTTACTCCCGGGAATCATACGATTACCATAAGAATAGATAATAGGGTGAAGGATATAAACCCTGGCGTAGATGCACATAGTATTTCTGACAACACCCAGACCAACTGGAACGGTATTGTCGGTGATATTAAATTAACGGCGACACCACCTGTTGTTTTTCAAAATGTAAAACTATTTCCCGATGTAAAGGATAAGAAGGTTACGGTAAAAGGTAAGGTGGTCAACTCTTCGGGAAAGCCACAGAAGGGTAAAATTATATTGCAGGCAATAGAATCTAACGGTACAAATAGTTTGCCACCGTTAGAGAAAGAAATGGAAATAGAGGGGGAAGGTGATTTTGAAATCGATTACCCCATGGGGAACGATCCTTTGCTCTGGGATGAGTTCGCCCCTAATCTATACACCATGAAATTGCAATTGGAGTCCGAATTGGGCACAAGTAAGAAAGATGTGACCTTTGGAATGCGCGATTTTAAAGTTGATGGCAAACACTTTGCCATTAATGGAAGCCCGGTTTATCTACGGGGAACATTGGAGTGTTCCATCTTCCCTTTAACAGGATACCCGTCTACCGATGTGGATGAATGGAAACGAATTTTTAAAATTATTAGATCATACGGTCTTAACCACATGCGTTTTCATTCGTATTGTCCACCCGAAGCGGCTTTTCGGGCTGCGGATGAAATGGGAGTTTATATACAAGTAGAAGCTTCCGCTTGGGCTCATATAGGAGATGGCGACCCTGTTGATGAATGGATTTATAAAGAAGCCGAAGATATATTGAACACCTTTGGTAATCATCCATCCTTTGTGATGATGGCCTACGGAAATGAACCGTCAGGTAAAGACCATGAGGAATATCTTAAAAAGTTTGTAGAGCATTTTAAAAACCTGGACAATAGAAAGTTGTATACCAGTGGAGCCGGATGGCCTTTGTTGGATAATTTGGATTATTACAATCATAAAGGGCCTCGCATACAGGGTTGGGCCCAAGAATTGAACAGTATTATCAATGCCGAACCACCACAAACAGAGTTCGATTACGATAAACTGATCCAAGAAACCCCAATGCCTTATGTTAGTCATGAAATGGGGCAATGGTGCGCGTATCCCAATTTTAAGGAAATGTCAAAATATACCGGTGTTTTAGAACCGAAAAATTTTGAAATATTTAAAGAAACCTTAGAGGATAATCATCTTGGTCATCTTGCGGATAGTTTGTTGATGGCTTCTGGTAAGTTACAGGTGCTCTGTTATAAGGCTGATATCGAGGCTGCGTTGCGAACTAAGGATATGGCAGGTTTTCAGTTGTTGGACCTACATGATTTTCCTGGTCAGGGTACCGCATTGGTCGGTATTTTAGATGCTTTTTGGGAAGAAAAGGGGTATGTGACTGCAGAAGATTTCCGAGAATTCAACTCAGAAACGGTTCCTCTTGCAAGAATGGCAAAACGTGTGTTCTTGAACGACGAAGACTTTACGGCAAAGGTAGAAGTTGCCCATTATGGTGAAAAACCACTAAATGCCGTTACTCCTACTTGGGATCTTGTAGACAAAGATGGGCATACATTGGCCAAAGGCGAATTCAACAAGACCAATATACCTATTGGAAATGGATATGACCTAGGTGAGATCTCGGTTGATTTGAACGCCATCGATACGCCGAAAAAATTAACGCTTACCGTGTATGTGGCGAATCATAAAAATAGTTGGGATGTGTGGGTTTACCCTTCTAAAAACAGTCCTATAGATACAGAAGATGATATTAGGGTGGTTCAAAAATTTGATGCGGCAACGATCAATTATTTAAAAAATGGGGGCAAGGTATTGCTCAATATCAATAAAGGGGATATTGCTGCTGATAAAGGCGGCGATATTGGTGTAGGTTTTTCGAGTATTTTTTGGAACACCTCATGGACCAGAGGTCAAAAACCGCACACCTTGGGCATTCTTACGGATCCTGAACATCCTGCCTTGGCCGAATTTCCAACGGAATATCATAGTAATTGGCAATGGTGGGATGCCATGAGCCATTCGAACGCCATTGTTCTTGATGATTTTACTCCCGATTTAAACCCCATTGTTCGTGTAATCGACGATTGGTTCGAGAACCGTAGAACGGCCTTGATTTTCGAAGTAAAAGTAGGTAAGGGCAAACTATTGGTTTCTGGGGTTGATCTGCATTCCAATTTAGAAAAAAGACCTGAAGCGCGTCAAATGCTTTACAGCTTAAAAAAATACATGGCCGGCAACAGGTTTGATCCCAAGGTAGAGCTACAACCGGAGGACATCAAGAATTTGATGAAATATTAAGGAATATGTTTAAATGATCTGATGCTCGACATCGGACTAAATGAAATTTGAAATGAGTACAGTAAAGGCTTGGAAAGATAAAGTAGTAATACCTACTTACGAAGTTGGTAAACCAGAAAAATATCCTGTTTTTTTGGACAAGAGGGTTTATCAGGCAAGTAGTGGGGTGGTATACCCCCATCCTGTAATCGAAAAAATTAGTGACGAAAAGATAGACAAGGAATGGGATGTCATTTATATTGAAAACGATTTTATAAAAATAATGGTTCTACCTGCATTGGGTGGTAGGGTTCAAATGGCCTATGATAAGATCAGGGAGCGTCACTTTGTTTATTATAATCATGTTATTAAACCTGCTTTGGTCGGACTTACCGGACCATGGATTTCGGGTGGAATCGAATTTAATTGGCCACAGCACCATAGGCCCAGTACTTACGATCCTACCGATTTTTATATTGAAGAAAATAAAGATGGTAGTGTTACTGTTTGGGTGAGTGAAG
This genomic interval from Zobellia roscoffensis contains the following:
- a CDS encoding RagB/SusD family nutrient uptake outer membrane protein: MLRKSLYFVLVLFCLGCDDQLDKEPDFISENTVFEDEGLTNSYVADLYLNMNFQEIGGFGNVGIGLFAAAGAEHINFANWQYPNLSYSRQYTEVTGPGNLDRWPYFNIRNMNILLRDLPNSVSLEEDFIRTTMAEVRFLRAYEYFEMVKRYGGVPLITTVQDQDDSDEVLFPSRATEKEIYDFIYNELAEILPDLSEVKTGANGRVDRFTALMLQSRAMLYAASIANFGEEQINGIVGVPSVSAQDYYKKSYDASKEVIDSQLFQLIDEGDDKAANFASIFLNEGTGNNEIIFAERFEPFIKGHSLDWLANPDGLGLEWNSNFPVLYDFVENFDFIDGRTGSSISRDDLTLENEWDVTDFFGNRDPRFVASVFYPETTWKGQKIYFHSSSLVNGEVVNGTGTILTKPNGEEIPATAAARNVRNTALLLRKRLDPTNIATQSENSGQDFYVFRYAETLLNLAEAAYYMGNSGEALTMVNMVRERAGMPLRSEITEDFIRQERQVELAFEEHRFWDLIRWRIATEVLGNVRTKGLVFRYNLDTDMYSITLKNAEGDIRQFGEERYYLPFSQERLAENPNLVQNPGY
- a CDS encoding sulfatase family protein codes for the protein MYSQKAKPNIVLIYVDDLGYGDIGVNGAIGVETPNVDRLAANGLNFTDAHSTAATCTPSRYSLLTGEYAFRNNAAIVNGDAPLIIDVDKRTLPDMLKDAGYTTGVVGKWHLGLGDGKANWNDEVKPGPKEVGFDYSFLIPATGDRIPTVYMENQKVVGLDLQDPITVSYTSKLDGYPIGTEHPELLKQHTDLQHLGSITNGISRIGYMNGGESALWIDEEIPFNLTKKANEFIDKNSKNPFFLFFSLHDIHQPRIANIKFVEASKMGPRGDVIAQMDWCVGAIMQKLKEVNLDNNTMIIFTSDNGPILDDGYLDYARELVGEHKPGGKYKGAKYSVYEAGTRMPTIVSWPSEIRPGTSNALLSQVDLYASLASLVGQNLKKDDAMDSENHLEAWLGIKNKGRDYLLEEAYTFGLRMGSYKYIKPKENAQIPQWIAKKFVDPGFSTEPQLYNLDVDPFEEENIADEYPDVLQRMQNELSNILSK
- a CDS encoding sulfatase, yielding MRKLHSLNYLFVIASLVYGCKQNEDKPKAPNSNKPNIVFILADDLGAHDLSYAGSDYYETPYIDAIAREGVHFTQGYAAAQVCSPSRASLMTGQYTARHGVTDWIGAATGEKWGEYYNTKVLPPVYEHALKEEDITIAEAFKASGYRTFFAGKWHLGDEPYSPENNGFEINKGGWEVGSPKGGYYAPWNNPKLDYKYNGENLTKRLALETADFITENKDQPFFAFLSFYAVHGPIETTEAKWEKYRNKAEQKGIKDSGYDMERILPIRNVQDNPIYAGLVESMDDAVGVVLNRLKELGLDDNTIIVFTSDNGGVASGDAFSTSNFPLRGGKGYQWEGGIREPYLIKAPMYKNAPSIIEYPVSGIDFYPTLLEFSGVDKPKNQYLDGVSLVPLFEGKSLDERTLFWHYPHYGNQGGEPVSMIRKGDWKLIHYYEDGHDELYNLKHDVGEKENVKAQNMEVARLLKKELENNLEETGAAVPVPNSNYDNTKAIELYETRKNQMLPNLEKQRKKILSKDFDPQNNWFDSKTTKD
- a CDS encoding sugar porter family MFS transporter gives rise to the protein MSESKFNFTYLLFLAMVSAMGGFLFGYDWVVIGGAKPFYELYFDISDIPTLQGWAMSSALVGCILGAVLSGFLGDKWGRKNSLILAAALFSLSAFGTGYADNFTIFIIYRVIGGLGIGLASTLSPMYIAEVAPAKYRGRFVAINQLTLVLGILVAQIANWGIAEAIPANFSDPDIHTSWNGQTGWRYMFWVELIPALLFFFLMFLVPKSPRFLAKTGRLETAKKVLTKIGGDIYALHEVKNMKSTLKSDEGKKIDISELKSKRVLPILIIGIVLAVFQQWCGINIIFNYAEEIFSAAGYSVGDMLFNIVITGSVNLIFTFMAMRTVDSWGRRKLMLFGAAGLAIIYALLGGAYYLEFSGWPVLVLVITAIAIYAMSLAPITWVVLSEIFPNRLRGVAMSIATFSLWIASFILVFTFPIMNNALGSYGTFWTYSLICLAGFIFVKKKLPETKGKSLEEIEFELTEEK
- a CDS encoding SGNH/GDSL hydrolase family protein; protein product: MKYKYNVLIIMLLLAHGVFAQEKDDACNYLDSVKSELKKTWPDNKTVNLVFHGHSVPSGYFKTPKVHTLESYPYKTLKEVKQIYTHAVVNSITTSIGGEHSEQGEKRFKEDVLVHRPDVLFIDYALNDRNIGLERAKIAWEKMIVKAKAYGTKVILITPTPDVKEDILSPKSELSKHSRQIRDLAKKHEIGLVDSYRLFQKIAEKEDIKTYMAQSNHINEKGHKVVADAIFDFFRKDYN
- a CDS encoding sugar-binding domain-containing protein gives rise to the protein MKSKVLILLMVLFALCSCQKEDSKEMDLSGEWQFKIDSLDQGVKEQWFLKTLDDTVQLPGSMAENGKGDDITVNTHWTGSMWNDSLWYKDPKYAKYREPGNVKVSFWLSPKKVYTGAAWYQKKVVLPKSWQNQHINLGLERPHWETTVWVDDQEVGMQNSLGTPHDYNLAKYLTPGNHTITIRIDNRVKDINPGVDAHSISDNTQTNWNGIVGDIKLTATPPVVFQNVKLFPDVKDKKVTVKGKVVNSSGKPQKGKIILQAIESNGTNSLPPLEKEMEIEGEGDFEIDYPMGNDPLLWDEFAPNLYTMKLQLESELGTSKKDVTFGMRDFKVDGKHFAINGSPVYLRGTLECSIFPLTGYPSTDVDEWKRIFKIIRSYGLNHMRFHSYCPPEAAFRAADEMGVYIQVEASAWAHIGDGDPVDEWIYKEAEDILNTFGNHPSFVMMAYGNEPSGKDHEEYLKKFVEHFKNLDNRKLYTSGAGWPLLDNLDYYNHKGPRIQGWAQELNSIINAEPPQTEFDYDKLIQETPMPYVSHEMGQWCAYPNFKEMSKYTGVLEPKNFEIFKETLEDNHLGHLADSLLMASGKLQVLCYKADIEAALRTKDMAGFQLLDLHDFPGQGTALVGILDAFWEEKGYVTAEDFREFNSETVPLARMAKRVFLNDEDFTAKVEVAHYGEKPLNAVTPTWDLVDKDGHTLAKGEFNKTNIPIGNGYDLGEISVDLNAIDTPKKLTLTVYVANHKNSWDVWVYPSKNSPIDTEDDIRVVQKFDAATINYLKNGGKVLLNINKGDIAADKGGDIGVGFSSIFWNTSWTRGQKPHTLGILTDPEHPALAEFPTEYHSNWQWWDAMSHSNAIVLDDFTPDLNPIVRVIDDWFENRRTALIFEVKVGKGKLLVSGVDLHSNLEKRPEARQMLYSLKKYMAGNRFDPKVELQPEDIKNLMKY